The Rhinoderma darwinii isolate aRhiDar2 chromosome 8, aRhiDar2.hap1, whole genome shotgun sequence genome has a window encoding:
- the HIPK4 gene encoding homeodomain-interacting protein kinase 4, with protein MPGWADNHSWQFLLSVVKARSRMTLLQSKTDCYHVIGELGRGTFGKVLKAQKKETGQLVAIKVIKNDLLRSRVIKNEIKLLKIIQQVNTDASPLIRFFEHFNVQDKFCLVFELLQQNLYEYQKENRFAPIPVRHIRTITTQVLEALSKLKELSIIHSDLKPENIVLVDQVRYPFRVKVIDFGSASILSEVKHVTEPYIQSRFYRAPEILLGLPFCEKLDMWSLGCVIVELHFGYPLYPGNNEYDQIRYICETQGLPDNYLLNAASKAFYFFKNMVDTQRRTQWRIKTEEEYQLATKGKPVERRKFVLKSLDQIELLYTPQSCYPEVLAEYCDLRNMVDLMKMMLMWDSNKRIHTNAAIKHPFISLQNLKLHHKNTKYYQLSKQCQYDATQYAQTLNNSMPPERRYGLWSPNYYHGPIMNNFTDGYEVEKVIEQMNDLHIEKSTEEVKVTHEATSHQEPAGHEDLPHLRDSTCHTKSRRKMVTTRLDNYQTSKTSMSPQFSKSDRCFSNLLFIRKQTPDPAIKHGHKEIAIINTVSLYPGKFNVEDHTALKKLETKTKKNSTAPPMGRVRDCKDKWMTDIEEQGDQDVRVAASHIMAYFTDSTSDLTQTR; from the exons ATGCCCGGGTGGGCTGATAATCACAGTTGGCAGTTCCTTCTGAGTGTTGTTAAGGCGAGATCTAGGATGACTCTTCTTCAGTCAAAAACTGACTGCTATCATGTCATTGGGGAGCTTGGTAGAGGGACgtttggaaaagtactgaaagCTCAGAAGAAAGAAACAGGACAACTAGTGGCCATTAAGGTGATCAAGAATGATCTATTAAGGAGCCGCGTTATTAAGAATGAGATCAAGCTGCTTAAAATAATCCAACAGGTTAACACAGATGCATCTCCTCTTATACGTTTCTTTGAACATTTCAATGTTCAAGATAAATTCTGTTTGGTCTTTGAGCTTCTGCAGCAGAACTTGTACGAATACCAAAAAGAGAACAGGTTTGCCCCAATTCCTGTAAGACACATAAGGACAATTACAACTCAAGTTTTAGAAGCCCTTTCCAAGTTGAAAGAGCTCTCCATTATCCACTCAGACCTAAAGCCAGAAAACATAGTGCTGGTTGATCAAGTAAGATATCCATTTAGAGTTAAAGTGATTGATTTTGGTTCTGCCAGCATCTTAAGTGAGGTGAAACATGTGACGGAACCATACATACAATCCCGTTTCTACAGAGCTCCCGAAATTCTCCTTGGTCTGCCTTTCTGTGAGAAGTTGGATATGTGGTCTCTTGGTTGCGTTATTGTCGAGCTCCACTTTGGTTATCCACTTTACCCTGGGAACAATGAGTATGACCAGATCCGATACATATGCGAGACACAAGGGTTGCCCGACAATTATTTGTTGAATGCCGCAAGTAAGGCCTTCTACTTCTTTAAGAACATGGTAGACACCCAAAGAAGAACCCAATGGAGGATCAAAACTGAAGAAGAATATCAACTGGCAACCAAAGGGAAACCTGTTGAAAGAAGGAAATTTGTTTTGAAATCTCTAGACCAAATAGAGTTATTGTATACTCCTCAATCCTGTTACCCAGAAGTTCTAGCCGAATACTGTGACTTGAGGAACATGGTGGATCTCATGAAGATGATGCTGATGTGGGACTCGAACAAGAGGATTCACACTAATGCAGCTATCAAACATCCTTTCATTTCTCTCCAGAATTTGAAGCTACACCATAAGAACACAAAGTACTACCAGCTGTCAAAACAGTGccaatatgatgccacacaatatgcGCAGACTTTGAATAATAGCATGCCACCAGAAAGGCGTTATGGTCTTTGGTCTCCTAATTATTACCATGGTCCGATAATGAACAACTTTACTGATGGATATGAGGTTGAAAAGGTGATAGAGCAGATGAATGACCTTCACATTGAAAAGTCTACTGAAGAAGTGAAGGTGACACACGAAGCTACATCCCATCAGGAGCCAGCAGGCCATGAAGACCTCCCACACCTACGTGACTCAACATGTCACACCAAGTCAAGAAGGAAGATGGTGACAACTCGGTTGGATAATTATCAGACCTCAAAAACTTCTATGTCTCCTCAATTCTCAAAATCAGATCGGtgtttttcaaatctactttttaTTCGAAAGCAAACCCCAGATCCTGCAATCAAACATGGCCACAAGGAGATCGCCATCATCAACACTGTTTCTTTATATCCAGGCAAATTCAACGTAGAAGACCACACTGCCTTAAAGAAACTAGAG ACAAAAACTAAGAAAAACAGCACAGCTCCCCCAATGGGAAGAGTCAGAGACTGCaaggacaagtggatgactgacaTAGAAGAACAGGGTGACCAGGATGTGCGTGTCGCTGCAAGTCACATAATGGCCTACTTTACCGACAGTACGTCTGACCTGACACAGACCAGATGA